The segment CACCACGTACTCGTCCAGGTCGAACGTCGTCAGGACCAGCACCTTCGCCGGACCGTCCCGGCCCGGCCCCGTGATCTGCCGGGTCGCCTCGACCCCGTCCATCCGCGGCATCCGGATGTCCATCAGCACCACGTCCGGCTGCAACGCCCGCACCTGGTCCTGCGCCTGGAGACCGTCCCCGGCCTCACCCACCACCGCGATGTCCTGCTCCGCCTCCAGAATCATCCGGAAGCCGGTGCGCAGCAGCGGCTGATCGTCGACCAAGAGGACGCGGATCGTCACAAGGGCTCCTTCAGAGGACCTGAGCTCACGAGGTACGCCGGCGCTAAGGCGCCGGCGGGGCCAGGTCCATTCTGCCCTGACCCGATTCGCCCGACTCCGGCGGGCGCGCGGGAACGATCTTCAGCGGATAGACCGGGGGAGTCCCCCCGAACTCCGGACACACCGCCTGGTGATCACACCAGCCGCACAGCTTCGTCGGACGCGGCCGCCAGTCACCCGTCTCCGTCGCCAGCCGGATCGCCTCCCACAGCGCGAGCAGCTTCCGCTCCACCCGCAGCAGATCCGCCTCCACCGGGTCGTACGACAGCACCTCCCCGCTGCCCAGATACACCAGCTGCAGCCGCCGCGGGATCACCTGCTTCAGCCGCCACACCACCAGCGCGTAGAACGTCATCTGGAACAGCGCGCCGTCCCGGTACTCCGGCCGGGGCGCCTTGCCCGTCTTGTAGTCGACGATCCGCACATCGCCCGAGGGCGCCACATCGATCCGGTCGATCACTCCGCGCAACCGCAGCCCCGAATCCAGCTCGGTCTCCACGAAGAGCTCACGCTCGGCCGGCTCCAGACGCGTCGGGTCCTCCAGCGTGAACCACCGCTCGACCAGCCGCTCCGCCTCCGCCAGCCAGCCCGCGAGCCGCTCGCCGTCCGGGTCCTCCGCGAACAGCTCGCCCAGCTCCGGCTTCGACTCGAGGAGCCGGTCCCACTGC is part of the Streptomyces sp. NBC_00250 genome and harbors:
- a CDS encoding RecB family exonuclease; the encoded protein is MSTSEQVPAEPRAPMSLSPSRASDFMQCPLLYRFRVIDRLPEKPSAAATRGTLVHAVLERLFDDPAVERTAPRARAMVPGQWDRLLESKPELGELFAEDPDGERLAGWLAEAERLVERWFTLEDPTRLEPAERELFVETELDSGLRLRGVIDRIDVAPSGDVRIVDYKTGKAPRPEYRDGALFQMTFYALVVWRLKQVIPRRLQLVYLGSGEVLSYDPVEADLLRVERKLLALWEAIRLATETGDWRPRPTKLCGWCDHQAVCPEFGGTPPVYPLKIVPARPPESGESGQGRMDLAPPAP